The following coding sequences are from one Chloroflexaceae bacterium window:
- a CDS encoding cupin domain-containing protein codes for MTATVFLDLASETTIPEDGTLSRTLYQDHGLKVVLFGFAAGQELSEHTAAAPAILHFIQGEARVTLGTEVITAQPNTWVHMPAHLPHSISASTPVIMLLLLLKGATAIQAT; via the coding sequence ATGACCGCGACCGTGTTTCTTGATCTCGCATCAGAGACGACCATTCCTGAGGATGGCACGCTCAGCCGCACCCTCTATCAGGATCACGGCTTGAAAGTGGTGCTGTTCGGCTTCGCGGCAGGCCAGGAGCTGTCGGAACACACCGCGGCGGCGCCGGCAATCCTGCACTTTATCCAGGGCGAGGCGCGGGTGACGCTGGGAACCGAGGTGATCACGGCGCAACCCAACACCTGGGTGCATATGCCGGCCCATCTGCCTCATAGCATTAGCGCAAGCACGCCGGTGATCATGCTGCTGCTTCTACTGAAAGGTGCAACGGCGATCCAGGCTACATAG
- a CDS encoding ABC transporter permease subunit, whose translation MRGSSLVPWVGLSGLLLVLLAWHAGALVSHPLVMPSPLATFTALGRLWASGAVATAVVHTLAHALGGFALALLLGVTLGLLAGVQPVVRALVHPVVGVVQGVPPIAWIVLALLWFGTGERTATFTVMAATLPLLIITTIGGVHHTDPLLIQMARSYNAPASLVLRDIYLPHLAAYLFPTIVVGLGQSWKIALMAELLSGARGIGEHLGVARVNLDTAAVFAWIVIVLSLMFLVEYLIVFPLQRWIEPWRHRGDRQPELSSRADVRIKPTG comes from the coding sequence ATGCGAGGGTCATCGCTGGTTCCGTGGGTGGGCTTGTCTGGATTGCTGCTGGTGCTGCTTGCCTGGCATGCAGGTGCGCTGGTCAGTCACCCCCTGGTGATGCCTTCACCATTGGCTACCTTTACGGCGCTCGGCCGACTCTGGGCCAGCGGCGCCGTGGCAACAGCGGTTGTCCACACGCTCGCCCATGCCCTTGGCGGGTTTGCACTGGCGTTGCTTCTGGGCGTGACGCTAGGGTTGCTTGCTGGCGTGCAACCGGTGGTGCGCGCTCTGGTACACCCTGTAGTTGGGGTTGTACAGGGTGTTCCTCCGATTGCCTGGATTGTCCTGGCTCTACTCTGGTTCGGAACTGGTGAACGCACGGCTACCTTTACCGTGATGGCAGCTACCCTCCCGCTGCTGATAATCACTACTATCGGCGGTGTTCATCATACCGATCCGCTGCTCATCCAGATGGCGCGCAGCTATAACGCGCCAGCATCTCTGGTCTTGCGTGACATCTACCTGCCTCATCTCGCGGCTTACCTCTTCCCGACGATAGTCGTAGGCTTAGGCCAATCATGGAAGATTGCTCTGATGGCTGAACTGCTGTCTGGTGCGCGCGGGATCGGCGAACATCTGGGTGTCGCGCGGGTCAATCTTGATACGGCGGCGGTATTTGCCTGGATCGTCATCGTTCTTAGCCTGATGTTTCTGGTCGAGTATCTGATCGTTTTTCCGTTACAGCGCTGGATTGAGCCCTGGCGTCATCGGGGAGATCGTCAGCCTGAACTGTCCTCGCGAGCCGATGTGCGGATTAAGCCGACAGGATAA
- a CDS encoding ABC transporter ATP-binding protein: MLRLTDISHHYGQTPVLDRVSLELPKGRVICLVGPSGCGKTTLLHIAAGLFPPSGGEVTNHFRRIAVVFQEPRLLPWRNTRDNIAFGLKAHGVVRAERRGIAERLGARLGLDEALDRYPHQLSGGMRQRAALGRALAVEPELLLLDEPFSALDVGLRRDLQNLFLELIAERGLAALFVTHDLTEAVRIGDEVMVLTPAPGRVVEHWQQSRSAPQRDPVYVYETVAHLLRVPAVADAFHVAARGERVFIPRRPYAEPS; this comes from the coding sequence ATGCTTCGGTTGACTGACATCTCCCACCATTACGGGCAAACGCCGGTGCTTGACCGCGTTAGTCTGGAATTGCCGAAAGGGCGGGTGATCTGTCTGGTCGGACCATCGGGTTGTGGCAAGACCACGCTGCTCCACATCGCCGCTGGACTTTTCCCGCCCAGCGGAGGTGAGGTAACGAACCACTTTCGGCGCATAGCGGTGGTGTTCCAGGAACCGCGCCTGCTACCGTGGCGAAACACCCGCGACAATATTGCTTTCGGGCTCAAGGCGCACGGAGTGGTGCGCGCCGAACGGCGCGGCATTGCCGAACGTCTTGGTGCGCGGCTTGGCCTTGACGAAGCACTGGATCGTTACCCCCATCAACTGAGTGGCGGTATGCGCCAGCGTGCGGCTCTTGGACGGGCTCTCGCCGTAGAACCGGAGCTTCTGCTGCTCGACGAACCCTTTAGCGCGCTGGATGTGGGGCTGCGCCGAGATCTTCAGAATCTCTTCCTCGAACTCATTGCCGAACGGGGCCTGGCTGCCCTCTTTGTTACCCACGATTTGACCGAGGCCGTGCGAATTGGTGATGAAGTGATGGTCTTAACCCCCGCGCCGGGTCGAGTGGTTGAACACTGGCAGCAGTCGCGTTCCGCTCCTCAGCGCGATCCTGTGTATGTGTATGAGACGGTCGCTCACCTTTTACGGGTGCCTGCGGTCGCGGATGCTTTTCACGTTGCCGCAAGAGGTGAGCGCGTGTTTATTCCAAGGAGGCCCTATGCTGAGCCGTCGTGA
- a CDS encoding YwiC-like family protein, translated as MSTPTIRQPVRLRPIALPTEHGGWGLLGAPILLGLWVAPSVAGGWLSLAALGAFLARQPLKLAVGDWRRGRRFARTIWAERFIVLYGGTAFLSFLAAWFTAVAPFWPPIVLAAPLAAIQLRYDILKQSRALAAEMCGAVAISATVAAMVMAAGWEFRPALALWLLLALQATTAIVYVGARLRLARGEAARAWPAHVAHLLALVIVLALVWTGLAPRLSAVVFAALLARSLLGVLPCSLKTPTPLVGMQELGFSLLAVAGIALGLRLGW; from the coding sequence ATGTCAACGCCAACGATAAGACAACCGGTTCGTCTGCGCCCCATCGCCTTGCCGACCGAGCACGGCGGCTGGGGGCTGCTCGGCGCGCCCATCCTGCTCGGCCTGTGGGTGGCGCCCTCGGTGGCGGGCGGCTGGCTCAGCCTGGCGGCGCTGGGGGCCTTTCTGGCGCGCCAGCCGCTCAAACTGGCCGTAGGCGATTGGCGGCGCGGCAGGCGTTTTGCGCGCACGATCTGGGCCGAACGTTTTATCGTGCTGTATGGTGGAACAGCCTTCCTATCGTTCCTGGCGGCGTGGTTTACCGCTGTAGCGCCATTCTGGCCGCCCATCGTCCTGGCGGCGCCGCTGGCAGCGATCCAGTTGCGGTACGACATTCTCAAACAGAGCCGGGCTCTGGCGGCCGAGATGTGCGGAGCCGTGGCTATCAGCGCAACGGTCGCCGCAATGGTGATGGCCGCGGGCTGGGAGTTTCGACCGGCCCTCGCGCTCTGGCTGCTCCTGGCGCTTCAGGCGACCACGGCGATCGTCTATGTCGGCGCGCGGCTGCGGCTGGCGCGGGGCGAGGCGGCCCGCGCCTGGCCGGCCCACGTGGCCCATCTCCTGGCCCTGGTTATCGTCCTCGCGCTGGTCTGGACCGGCCTGGCGCCCCGGCTCAGCGCCGTGGTCTTTGCCGCGCTCCTGGCCCGATCCCTTCTCGGAGTGTTGCCTTGCAGTTTGAAGACCCCCACCCCCCTCGTCGGCATGCAAGAACTAGGCTTCAGCCTGCTTGCCGTGGCGGGGATCGCCCTCGGTCTGCGGTTGGGGTGGTGA
- a CDS encoding radical SAM protein, protein MVAAKHTSSSNKSADPHRLYFNPQPHFLTVSDNLRTTYSFDGEGRLLGAFLDGVNYRRGLGGDILMKQVVGGRTKRRRMLSTFERRQLLSVVSAHVAAIRECAQSVASPEVCAWLDRALTWDVERLEAERDAFQEIYKPISILPPDQYLALVLQAAEGCSWNRCTFCSLYRDRKFRIKTPEEFRRHVRSVKAFVGAGLRMRKSIFLGDANALIIPQARLGELLAVVHQEFVIGDKGLKGIYAFLDIFGAERKTVSDYRELRDAGVRRIYLGLESGDETVFRLLNKPGSPSACIEAVQAIKAAGLNVGIILLAGAGGARLAPAHVNHSLEALAAMGLSEGDLVYISPLIVSPTGPYAEQLDQAGSPWLDHAAINAQLTYLKDGARALCDPRAKVALYHIEEFIY, encoded by the coding sequence ATGGTTGCGGCAAAACATACGTCATCCTCCAACAAGTCTGCTGATCCTCACCGTCTCTACTTCAACCCTCAGCCTCATTTTCTGACAGTGTCGGACAACCTGCGCACCACCTACTCATTTGACGGCGAAGGTCGCCTGCTGGGCGCTTTCCTCGACGGCGTCAATTACCGGCGCGGTCTGGGGGGCGATATTCTGATGAAACAGGTCGTAGGGGGACGCACCAAACGGCGACGCATGCTTTCAACCTTCGAACGCCGGCAGTTGCTGTCGGTCGTCTCCGCCCATGTTGCGGCCATTCGCGAATGCGCCCAGTCGGTTGCCAGCCCTGAGGTGTGCGCCTGGCTTGATCGCGCTCTGACCTGGGACGTTGAGCGGCTTGAGGCCGAGCGTGACGCCTTTCAAGAGATCTACAAGCCTATCAGCATCCTGCCGCCCGATCAGTATCTTGCCCTGGTGCTCCAGGCGGCGGAGGGGTGTAGCTGGAACCGCTGCACCTTTTGCTCCCTGTATCGCGACCGGAAGTTTCGCATCAAGACGCCTGAGGAGTTTCGCCGGCATGTCCGTTCCGTCAAAGCCTTCGTTGGGGCAGGACTGCGCATGCGCAAGTCTATTTTCCTCGGCGATGCGAATGCGCTGATCATTCCCCAGGCCCGGCTGGGTGAACTGCTGGCCGTCGTTCACCAGGAGTTCGTGATTGGCGACAAAGGGTTGAAAGGCATTTATGCCTTTCTTGACATCTTCGGCGCGGAGCGCAAGACGGTCAGTGACTACCGCGAGTTGCGCGACGCCGGAGTGCGGCGCATCTACCTGGGTCTCGAAAGCGGCGACGAGACCGTCTTTCGGTTGCTCAACAAGCCCGGTTCGCCATCCGCCTGTATTGAAGCCGTGCAGGCGATCAAGGCCGCCGGTCTGAATGTGGGCATTATCCTGCTCGCCGGCGCCGGCGGCGCGCGGCTGGCTCCGGCGCACGTCAACCACTCGCTCGAAGCGCTGGCAGCTATGGGTCTGAGCGAAGGCGATCTCGTGTACATCTCGCCGTTGATCGTTTCTCCTACTGGTCCTTATGCCGAACAGTTGGATCAGGCCGGCAGTCCGTGGCTCGATCACGCGGCGATCAACGCTCAACTGACGTACCTGAAGGATGGTGCGCGAGCGCTCTGCGATCCTCGCGCCAAGGTGGCGCTCTACCATATCGAGGAGTTTATCTACTAG
- a CDS encoding EfeM/EfeO family lipoprotein — protein MRLYVLWLLSLAIMLAGCGGQPAAQMSTPGPARPTSAPAAPGAAASADLAGIKKYLVEQTAGLVDAVADLQTSVDRYFALARELNFDYSTLWANRRDAVIAELEAARAAWIVASPIYEKMEGIVAGTPALAQFDVDIDAGAAAADDPENAVSFDLVLLDGRIFPKPGNLFGVTESALWGTEPEYAAPVDADWNGDGGITFGETLPDAHVLESAAAMLFAKANELAAAAQAWEPTESDAFTALVVMVPTMSEYFASWRDSRFVSGEAATQRDFNVISRLADIQDILSGLELVYAQLRPRVEKVDPVQAEQIEAGLRDLKAFVADIYRQEQNGRRFTPEEADILGVEAQNRATAITGQISQMAGALGVAIEAE, from the coding sequence ATGCGTCTATACGTCCTATGGCTCTTGTCACTTGCCATCATGCTTGCGGGCTGTGGCGGGCAGCCCGCGGCGCAGATGTCTACACCGGGCCCTGCGCGCCCAACCTCGGCGCCAGCCGCGCCGGGTGCGGCGGCCTCCGCCGATCTCGCCGGGATAAAGAAGTACCTGGTAGAGCAAACCGCGGGGCTGGTTGATGCCGTCGCTGACTTGCAGACGTCCGTGGATCGGTATTTCGCCCTGGCCAGAGAGTTGAACTTCGATTATTCCACCCTCTGGGCCAATCGGCGCGATGCCGTCATTGCCGAGCTTGAAGCCGCCCGTGCAGCCTGGATTGTGGCCAGTCCCATCTATGAGAAAATGGAAGGGATTGTCGCCGGAACGCCCGCTCTGGCGCAGTTTGATGTTGATATTGATGCCGGCGCAGCCGCGGCTGACGATCCAGAGAATGCTGTATCTTTCGATCTCGTGTTGCTCGATGGCCGCATCTTTCCGAAACCCGGCAATCTCTTCGGGGTTACGGAAAGCGCTCTCTGGGGCACCGAGCCTGAGTACGCCGCGCCGGTTGATGCCGACTGGAACGGCGATGGAGGCATCACTTTCGGTGAAACCCTCCCTGATGCTCATGTGCTCGAATCAGCCGCGGCGATGCTCTTTGCCAAAGCCAATGAACTTGCCGCCGCCGCTCAGGCCTGGGAACCCACGGAGTCAGACGCCTTTACCGCGCTGGTGGTGATGGTGCCGACGATGAGCGAGTATTTCGCGTCCTGGAGAGACTCGCGCTTCGTGTCGGGTGAGGCTGCAACGCAGCGCGACTTCAATGTCATCTCGCGGCTGGCCGATATTCAAGATATCCTCAGCGGTCTTGAGCTGGTCTACGCTCAACTCCGCCCGCGCGTCGAAAAGGTGGATCCCGTCCAGGCCGAACAGATTGAAGCAGGGTTGCGCGACTTGAAAGCATTCGTCGCCGATATTTACCGTCAAGAACAGAATGGTCGGCGCTTTACGCCCGAAGAAGCCGATATCCTCGGCGTTGAGGCGCAGAACCGCGCGACCGCCATCACCGGTCAAATCAGCCAGATGGCCGGCGCTCTGGGCGTGGCCATCGAGGCGGAGTGA
- a CDS encoding FTR1 family protein → MRKVLAALTALFFLILAGTPGASSQGLAPGAAAEAIRTALLQAQFVMLSEPASATALLEEAFATYSTILAEPLGHVATTAPERIEEGFVEARQALAGRNAPAFAAARARIWTALLAGGYDAVMTALGAEDAGAAQLWLPLREFRHATRFSRPAADATRALRDMAAGSVSAADAVLVVRADLLDTYQARLTEALNAVKTADVQGFASRRAEAASLAEGYFAILAPAYAEQRGDEAMARATVAFADLRSAAVRGEPVAESLAAVEMTLSGFRAAPLSPAERIRRTGQILRFLGLVPVEYARGVRGGQVTIDLEIREAITFHAGAAAAFADLRAVLERRDPAATARVARQFAELGDILAAAGSRAAVAEPATVRERTDTLLAELRKLLPSEWQQPDSGADFDVIRTTLDQMAQAARLGDYARAESARLEAYAMMEIGPEVKLIAFAPHLKPVIEGYFWYGQDEQKGLAYLIARNAPYAEIAATRAALDRALADAEQALAGKNAPFAIATNASVIVFREGLEAVLILAALMGSLKIGAQRRFRRPLWIGAGLALLATVLTWLLARGALLAMARLGERLEAIVSLIAIAVLLLITNWFFHDVYWKGWMQSFHQQKRRILGGVTGQWAGLIALGFTSIYREGFETVLFLQALVLEGGSRIVLSGVSVGLILTLCVGFAVFGLQMRLPHKKMLIVTGILIGAVLLQMVGHTVHVMQTVGWMSIHPIRWLVLPYWTGFWFGLYATWEGILFQAAAAIFVIGSYVLAEYLHRRRQRMPASGSTLREA, encoded by the coding sequence ATGCGTAAGGTTCTGGCCGCCCTGACGGCTCTGTTCTTCTTAATACTTGCCGGAACGCCCGGTGCGTCCTCTCAGGGGCTGGCGCCGGGCGCTGCGGCAGAGGCGATCCGAACAGCGCTGTTACAGGCCCAGTTCGTGATGCTTTCAGAGCCAGCGTCGGCGACGGCGCTCCTGGAAGAAGCCTTTGCCACCTACAGCACGATCCTGGCTGAGCCGCTCGGACACGTGGCGACTACTGCTCCTGAGCGTATTGAGGAAGGCTTCGTGGAAGCCCGTCAGGCTCTTGCCGGGCGCAACGCGCCGGCGTTCGCGGCTGCTCGCGCGCGCATCTGGACGGCGTTGCTGGCGGGCGGGTACGACGCGGTCATGACCGCCCTTGGCGCTGAAGATGCCGGCGCCGCGCAGCTCTGGCTGCCCCTCCGCGAGTTTCGTCATGCGACGCGGTTCTCGCGTCCGGCTGCCGACGCGACGCGAGCGCTGCGCGATATGGCTGCTGGTTCGGTCAGCGCTGCCGATGCGGTGCTGGTGGTGCGAGCCGATCTGCTCGACACCTATCAGGCGCGCCTTACCGAGGCCCTCAATGCCGTCAAAACCGCTGACGTTCAGGGGTTTGCCAGCCGTCGCGCTGAAGCGGCCAGTCTCGCTGAGGGTTATTTCGCCATCCTGGCGCCCGCCTACGCCGAACAGCGCGGTGATGAGGCAATGGCGCGGGCTACAGTCGCCTTCGCCGATCTGCGGAGCGCCGCCGTGCGTGGCGAGCCAGTAGCCGAATCGCTGGCAGCCGTCGAGATGACGCTCAGCGGCTTTCGCGCCGCGCCGCTAAGCCCGGCGGAACGCATCCGGCGCACCGGTCAGATCCTGCGCTTCCTCGGCCTTGTGCCTGTTGAGTATGCACGTGGGGTGCGCGGCGGTCAGGTGACTATTGATCTGGAAATCCGCGAAGCGATCACCTTTCATGCCGGGGCCGCGGCGGCATTCGCCGATCTGCGCGCTGTGCTGGAGCGGCGCGATCCCGCTGCAACAGCGCGGGTCGCGCGACAATTCGCGGAACTAGGAGACATCCTGGCCGCCGCGGGGAGTCGCGCCGCAGTCGCTGAGCCGGCGACCGTTCGCGAGCGTACCGACACGTTGCTCGCCGAGCTGCGGAAGCTTCTACCTTCGGAATGGCAACAGCCAGACAGCGGGGCGGATTTTGATGTCATCCGCACCACCCTGGATCAAATGGCGCAGGCCGCGCGTCTTGGGGATTATGCTCGCGCGGAGTCGGCGCGCCTGGAAGCGTATGCGATGATGGAGATCGGGCCGGAAGTGAAACTGATCGCCTTCGCTCCGCACCTGAAGCCGGTTATCGAGGGCTACTTCTGGTATGGCCAGGATGAACAGAAAGGGTTAGCCTATCTGATCGCCCGCAACGCCCCCTATGCTGAAATCGCGGCGACCCGCGCCGCCCTCGACCGGGCCCTCGCCGACGCTGAACAGGCGCTGGCTGGGAAAAACGCGCCATTCGCCATTGCAACCAATGCCTCGGTTATCGTCTTTCGGGAGGGACTGGAGGCGGTGCTTATTCTAGCCGCGCTGATGGGCAGCCTGAAGATCGGCGCCCAGCGCCGCTTCCGCCGCCCGCTCTGGATTGGCGCCGGTCTCGCCCTCCTGGCGACCGTCCTCACCTGGCTGCTGGCCCGTGGCGCGCTGCTGGCAATGGCCCGCCTGGGCGAACGGCTCGAAGCCATTGTGTCACTCATCGCCATTGCCGTGCTGCTGCTCATTACCAACTGGTTCTTCCACGACGTCTACTGGAAAGGCTGGATGCAGAGCTTTCACCAGCAGAAGCGGCGCATTCTGGGCGGTGTAACCGGACAGTGGGCGGGGTTGATCGCCCTGGGCTTCACCAGCATCTATCGCGAGGGGTTTGAAACGGTGCTCTTCTTGCAAGCCCTGGTTCTAGAGGGCGGGAGCCGCATCGTTCTAAGCGGAGTAAGCGTTGGTCTGATTTTGACGCTGTGCGTCGGGTTTGCCGTGTTTGGCTTGCAAATGCGCTTGCCACACAAGAAAATGTTGATTGTGACGGGGATTTTGATCGGCGCCGTGTTGCTGCAAATGGTTGGACACACGGTGCACGTCATGCAGACGGTAGGCTGGATGTCGATCCACCCGATCCGCTGGCTCGTCCTGCCCTACTGGACTGGTTTCTGGTTCGGGCTGTATGCGACCTGGGAAGGGATCCTGTTCCAGGCTGCGGCGGCGATCTTCGTTATCGGCAGCTACGTTCTGGCTGAATACCTGCACCGGCGGCGGCAGCGCATGCCGGCCTCCGGGTCAACTTTGCGAGAGGCATAG
- a CDS encoding Uma2 family endonuclease: MTLTDTLPTVMPASHVPGPPQGRWTYADYARLPDDGQRYEVIDGVLYMTPAPGTEHQSVTNLIATFLTMHVQFAGLGKVFSAPTDVELAPGFVVQPDVLVISADRLHLITPSCISGPPDLVVEVTSPGTAGYDRREKQDAYARAGAPEYWIVDPHAQTVEVLVLEEGSYRSQGVFRGQARLPSRVIADFPTPVARFFGGS, encoded by the coding sequence ATGACCCTCACCGACACGCTCCCGACCGTCATGCCGGCCAGTCACGTCCCCGGCCCGCCCCAGGGCCGCTGGACATATGCCGACTACGCCCGCCTGCCCGATGATGGCCAGCGCTATGAAGTGATCGATGGAGTGCTGTATATGACCCCGGCCCCCGGCACCGAACACCAGAGCGTAACCAACCTGATCGCCACGTTTCTCACGATGCACGTTCAATTTGCCGGCCTGGGCAAGGTCTTCAGCGCTCCAACGGATGTGGAACTCGCCCCCGGCTTCGTGGTGCAACCCGACGTCCTGGTGATCAGCGCCGACCGGCTGCATCTGATCACCCCGAGTTGCATCAGCGGCCCCCCGGACCTGGTGGTCGAGGTGACCTCGCCGGGCACGGCCGGCTACGACCGGCGCGAGAAGCAGGACGCCTACGCCCGCGCCGGGGCGCCCGAGTACTGGATCGTCGATCCGCACGCGCAGACCGTCGAGGTGCTTGTGCTGGAAGAGGGTTCCTATCGCTCGCAGGGGGTGTTTCGCGGCCAGGCTCGCCTGCCGTCGCGGGTCATCGCCGACTTCCCGACGCCGGTGGCGCGGTTTTTTGGGGGGTCATGA
- a CDS encoding flavodoxin, whose translation MIAIVYGSSTDNTRGAALDIADTLRKQVSTPIDVFDVAAIKEDLRPLLNYRVLLLGCPTWNVGELQDDWYDAFPQLDDLDFEGITAALFGCGDQRDYPDNFQDALGILGRKLRERGATIIGRWPTDGYDFYESAGVEDGMFFGLALDEINQTELSGERIRTWVTQIVAELNPALLATQT comes from the coding sequence ATGATCGCCATTGTCTACGGAAGCTCGACCGACAACACCCGCGGTGCAGCCCTCGATATTGCCGATACGCTGCGCAAACAGGTCAGTACGCCGATTGACGTTTTCGATGTTGCTGCCATCAAAGAGGACCTGCGCCCGTTACTCAACTATCGGGTGCTGCTGCTCGGCTGTCCCACCTGGAACGTAGGCGAACTGCAAGACGACTGGTACGACGCCTTTCCACAACTCGACGACCTGGATTTTGAGGGCATCACAGCGGCGCTCTTCGGCTGTGGCGATCAGCGCGATTACCCCGATAACTTCCAGGATGCGCTGGGCATTCTGGGACGAAAGCTGCGGGAGCGTGGGGCAACGATTATTGGACGCTGGCCGACTGACGGCTACGACTTCTACGAATCGGCAGGCGTCGAGGATGGCATGTTCTTCGGTCTGGCCCTCGATGAGATCAATCAGACTGAGTTAAGCGGCGAGCGCATCCGCACCTGGGTGACCCAGATTGTGGCCGAGCTCAACCCGGCGCTGCTCGCAACACAAACCTGA
- a CDS encoding GNAT family N-acetyltransferase, translating to MMPIVIANTRPEHFAQLAAHQQLCFPTIPAEDWMTAEHFAAHLRLFPEGQHVALDGERVVAQSSTLRVSAELAFAPHTYRQITGANFFTTHDPAGEWLYGADMSVHPDYRGRRISSMLYDARKALIRRLGLRGMVAGGALPGYHSYAGRMSVEEYVAEVVAGRLFDPTLTTQLRNGFQVRGILPGYLGGGDLVEDATLLVWEA from the coding sequence ATGATGCCAATCGTCATTGCCAATACCCGGCCCGAACACTTCGCGCAACTGGCGGCGCACCAGCAGCTCTGCTTTCCAACCATTCCCGCCGAGGACTGGATGACCGCCGAGCACTTCGCGGCCCACCTGCGCCTCTTTCCTGAAGGGCAGCACGTGGCCCTCGACGGTGAGCGCGTGGTTGCGCAGAGTTCTACTCTGCGCGTCAGCGCCGAACTGGCCTTCGCGCCCCACACCTATCGCCAGATCACCGGCGCGAATTTCTTCACCACCCACGATCCTGCGGGCGAGTGGCTCTATGGCGCTGATATGAGCGTGCATCCCGACTACCGGGGCCGGCGCATCTCCTCGATGCTCTACGACGCGCGCAAGGCGCTGATCCGCCGCCTGGGGCTGCGCGGCATGGTCGCGGGCGGCGCGCTGCCGGGCTATCACTCCTACGCCGGGCGCATGAGCGTCGAGGAGTATGTCGCCGAAGTGGTCGCCGGGCGGCTATTTGACCCTACGTTAACGACCCAGTTGCGGAATGGCTTTCAGGTGCGAGGCATCCTGCCGGGCTATCTGGGCGGCGGCGACCTGGTGGAAGATGCCACCTTGCTCGTCTGGGAAGCCTGA
- the corA gene encoding magnesium/cobalt transporter CorA — translation MNQLQVCQAGDFCAVTDLDAISQHLETPETVVWLDLESPGKDEIALLQREFNFHPLAIEDAVRDHERPKIERHTDYYLLIFYAASYNGANGGLAATSGASGPNDATREPQIDLRQLSIFVGKNFIVTIRRQPIPQVAETMARWRMPTMPLGNSISSILYGLLDAIVDDYFTLMDQIAEWVDELEDLIFSRERQDAIKEIFGLKKDLLLLRRVVAPERDVLNILLRQEVPIVQPGELVYLQDVYDHLVRVTDSIDLYRELLTSAYDSYLSIQSNQLNQLVKTLTLASIILMSASLIAGIYGMNFENMPELAWRWGYPMALGMMLGVGTSLALFFRSRNWW, via the coding sequence ATGAATCAACTACAGGTGTGCCAGGCTGGCGATTTCTGCGCCGTCACCGACCTTGACGCCATCAGCCAGCACCTTGAAACCCCGGAAACGGTCGTCTGGCTGGATCTGGAGTCGCCAGGCAAGGATGAGATCGCCCTCCTGCAGCGGGAGTTCAACTTTCACCCCCTGGCGATTGAAGACGCGGTGCGCGACCACGAGCGCCCCAAGATCGAGCGGCACACCGACTACTACCTGCTCATCTTCTACGCCGCGTCGTACAACGGCGCGAATGGCGGATTGGCCGCAACCAGCGGTGCGAGTGGCCCCAACGATGCCACGCGCGAGCCGCAGATTGACCTGCGGCAACTGAGTATCTTCGTCGGAAAGAACTTTATCGTGACCATCCGGCGCCAGCCGATCCCCCAGGTGGCTGAGACCATGGCCCGCTGGCGGATGCCGACGATGCCGCTGGGCAACTCCATTAGCAGTATTCTTTATGGTCTGCTCGATGCAATTGTTGATGATTATTTCACTCTGATGGATCAGATCGCCGAATGGGTGGATGAACTGGAGGATCTGATCTTTAGCCGTGAACGCCAGGATGCCATCAAGGAGATCTTCGGCCTGAAGAAGGATCTGCTGCTGTTACGTCGCGTGGTCGCGCCGGAGCGCGATGTGCTCAACATCCTGCTGCGCCAGGAAGTGCCGATTGTGCAGCCCGGCGAGCTGGTCTACCTCCAGGATGTCTACGATCACCTGGTGCGGGTAACCGATAGCATCGATCTGTACCGCGAACTGCTCACCAGCGCGTATGACAGTTACCTTTCGATCCAGTCCAATCAACTCAACCAACTGGTCAAGACGTTGACCCTGGCTTCGATCATTTTGATGAGCGCCTCGCTCATCGCCGGCATCTACGGTATGAACTTCGAGAACATGCCCGAACTGGCCTGGCGCTGGGGGTATCCGATGGCTCTGGGGATGATGCTCGGCGTCGGGACGAGTCTGGCGCTCTTTTTCCGCAGCCGCAACTGGTGGTAG